ttttatacaattaaaatattttatatgaatgaatgaataaatgaattaactggGAAAGAGAACCTTTTCAATTACACCCTTTCAGAGGTTATTGCAAGAGAATCTTTGAGATTAAAGGATAAAAATCTCAGTTGAAAAACCTGAACTTTATGTAATCAAGTGAACGTAAACTTTAATAAGATATTGCATATGCTTATGCACGACAGGTAATTGCTATGCACAAAggaagattgttttttttttaagcttaccCTGCAGAATttgattttaagcatttttaattccaaatatgggcaaattttaaaagggaaggtGTGATTTTAACTCCTCCTATGCTCTTTTTTACCCTGGGTGAAAGgaattagataaaagaaaaacaaaacaaaacaaacaaacaaacaaacaaacaaaaaaacaatgccTGTATCAGTACAGGGCTGGGCACTTGGTAGGCCCTCAACacattttaattcctttcttttttcctcttctttatttcatatttgaagGTTCGCGAATGTTgagtatttaaaagaaattttatttttgggaTTTCAATTTGACTAAAACAACGTCATATTCTGACAGTCCCTATTAACTCTGGAACCCAAGGGAAAGAAATCACTGAAGGGGAAGGGCAGAAAAGAGGCGGTGCAAAAACTGAAACCAAAGGCGCCCAGGAAGCTGTAGAAGGAAGCTTTTTTGGCTGCATTTGTCTTTAAGCCCAGAGAGGCGTGACTCACtaactgctttccagattagttTCCCCCACAGGCGCCCGCCCACCTTGAATCTCCCCGCCCTCCCGGTGCTTCCCGCTTCCGCCCTGCAGTGCACTGCAGATCCGGGCGCTGAGGGCGCCCCTGGCTCGAGTCGCTGAGGCTGAGACAGCGACTAAACTCCTAACTTCTCCCTTCACAGCTCTCAGAAGGATGGCCACTGCGGCGAGGGGTGCACCTAAGGGCACCCTTCCCTGGGCCAGCTGCAGCACAACCACTCGTGGAGGTCGGCTGGGTTCTTGCCGCTGCAGCCAGGAGAGGCAGCAGCTGCCTTCCTGCCCGGCCTGCCCGCAGTGCCCGCGGCCCCAGCTGGGGACCGGCCATGGGTCTAGGCGGACCGGGCTCAACGGAGCTAAGACGGTGGTGCCCGCCTGCGCAGCCCGCTCGCCGGCGCGTGGCTCTCACAATGATGAAGAAGTTTAAGGTGGACTTAGAGCTGGAGGAGCTCTCCTCGGTACCCTACCTCATTGGGGTCCTCTTCTGCAAGATGGGGCTGCTAGAGGGCAGCAGCTTCACCCCGGATTCCTCCAGGTAAGGCGCCCTCCgcgcctcctgctcctcctgagcTGCCACGCCCCCTGTGCAGCCTTGGCTGGTTCATGGACAGCAACCCTTCCCTTGGCCCCTTCATTCTAGCTGGGcagccagcctcctgagcttgCTGTGCTTCAGGGACTGTCTGAAACCAGTCAGGACGCAAATAGGTTTATCTAGGCTGGCCTTGGCTTCTGCGTTCCTGGCTCCAAATGGTTCCTGGTGACAGCTCTTTCCTCCCAATTCTCTAGGAATGGGAGAGATGgccaaaggaagagagaggatgcttctttttttccttaagaagcATTAAGTGCTTCTTACAAAGTGGAATTGGAGCTGTTGTTAAAAATGACCCCAGCTGCTCAAGTTCCAAGAATCTGCTCTGAACAGCCTGTGCTTGGTGTCACTCTTCTTTCTGGTGGGCTAGGAGGGATTTTGCACGCCCAGATTGAGTCGAGGTAGGCCAGGACAGCCTTAACTTAAGGCAAGTGTTCCTAGCAGATGAAGCAACAGTCCATGAGACTATAGATTGCACCTCCAGCTCCAAGCTAATGCTCATCAAATTACCTGTCTTGAAGTGACCACTGTGAGTCTCAATGTGGGGGACTTAGAACCAGGAGGGAAGCCCAAACTCTGTGCACATTTTGAAATGAGCCTCTCCCTGTGTGCCCTATGCACTCTCTGGGAGAGACATTAGTAGATTCCAGAATGTAGTCAGGTGTGGCAATGTTCCTTGAGTAATTTCAGGGTTATTCACAGATTGATAGATTTGCCCTcaggtgttttttcttttcaagaaaatagaaaacaaaatgtttataaCTGAATTTTTGAGTTCTTGAGGTCAAAGAGAAGGTTTAATAATCTTTGTTTAACCCACATTTAGTGGTCACAAACTTGAAATAATGTCAATGGATTGTGGAATTGGAGCCTGAAAATTGTCCACTGTGGCAATATTGAAGTCTATGGGAGCCCGATAATGTCTGGTTGGCTAAACTAAAGGATGTGTCTCTATtgattctcaaaattaataaatagtccactgagcataattttaaaaaataaattttggtaaCAAATCTGAGGATATTCAGCTAATTAATTATAGTACATAATTTTTGGCACATCTGTAAGAGAATAATGAATGGTGcaaataatatgtgtgtgtgagtgtgagtgtgtgtgtgtgtgtgtgtgtgtgtgtttgtaataCCAGCTCCCAAGGTACAGAAAAGCCTGTATCAATTCTGAATGTACTGTAGGTGAAAGTGACAGTCTTGTTTTGCTGCTAGGTTCTACCCCACTACCTGGAGCAGTTAGGTGAGTACTCCTGGCCCAATGGTGACACCTGGTGTTCAGGACACTTGTTGGCTACCTTCTTAAGTCAGTTATTTAGTCATTGCAGGCAAACATGTCCACTAGgccttttgaatataattttttttttttttggtaccggggcttgaactcaggagtactggaccactgagctaaatccccagccctattttgtattttatatttatagacaGGATCTGGCTGAATTGCTtcgcgcctcaccattgctgaggctggctttgaactcacaatcctccagaAATATACTAtcctatttaattctcacagaaaGCTTAGGGATCCACATTTTGTCAATAAATGATTCAAAGTTCCTACAGGTAATATGTGTAATGCCGAGATTCTGATACAGGTGTAACATCAAACAGGGTGATGCCAGATAAAGGGGGAAAGTGTGTTCTGTGCTGAAGAGTTTCTAAATAGGCAGCTTCCTAATggttttaaggtgcagtgggtatCATTTGATTTTTTCCTCTGCAAGACTCAGAAATGAAAAACTATCCTGTGATAAGCTTCACCCTTTCTCTTCCAACTAAAATCTGGCTTTAATCAAGGTAAACACAGGTAAGCATATTGCTtcattttttgttcc
This region of Ictidomys tridecemlineatus isolate mIctTri1 chromosome 11, mIctTri1.hap1, whole genome shotgun sequence genomic DNA includes:
- the LOC101977349 gene encoding EEIG family member 2-like, with the protein product MGLGGPGSTELRRWCPPAQPARRRVALTMMKKFKVDLELEELSSVPYLIGVLFCKMGLLEGSSFTPDSSRIIAHQFQNVLENEP